Proteins co-encoded in one Brassica oleracea var. oleracea cultivar TO1000 chromosome C4, BOL, whole genome shotgun sequence genomic window:
- the LOC106338940 gene encoding uncharacterized protein LOC106338940 encodes MTTRTDINDDPSLVWPPIQTALEAEPHLSNLGFSLLSPSPSFLSGDARYSFLSEPSQSSFGSMGMSLGFLWCGARLWVARWRGESAVKAVALVRSGFTSSRSLAKATIMQATINANRLSSFRERLSAGTMYSISGFDVARCAQNFKLTDSSLMIRFNDSTEFDVLTDPVSPLPVEGFRFRNQTELVGLANTNNQLPDIIGEISVVKSTVSEPPEDKNRVMVTVKLESDVSVTLSLFDCQAVLFHKKLEGMRDDPKVIVATNINPKMIGGRLFLNATSGTHVYFDKETNARESFLSVFDVEVLVARDTGLTPAAPLLRAYAKVESMTIAELNNFVITAPSQEIDFLCTGRVSSVDADKGWCYVACSKCSRKLQRSVAAFECARCNSSHAVGSLRYRVEMVVADETAEGTFVCFDGVMKKLHNLRASEAGQMLAEEGVNPEDSIMPPFIADMDGKTYTFQVRVTAYNFTVNHQSFTVSRIINEIERVPAPEFVDNVGDDDDDDDDDDKPDVKKGQGKSASGDGVCEASKNAVKDPVRNAHKKARVA; translated from the exons ATGACGACTCGTACAGATATCAACGATGATCCATCTCTAGTCTGGCCGCCAATTCAGACGGCACTGGAGGCGGAACCTCATCTCTCTAATCTCGGTTTCTCTTTGCTCTCTCCCTCCCCGTCCTTCCTCAGTGGAGATGCTCGCTACTCTTTTCTGTCGGAACCCTCCCAAAGCTCTTTTGGGTCGATGGGGATGTCTCTTGGCTTCTTATGGTGTGGCGCAAGACTCTGGGTGGCACGGTGGAGGGGAGAATCGGCGGTTAAGGCTGTAGCACTCGTCAGATCTGGTTTTACTTCTTCAAGATCTCTGGCGAAA GCGACTATAATGCAAGCCACCATCAACGCTAACCGGCTTTCATCATTCCGTGAAAGGCTCTCCGCCGGAACCATGTATTCCATCTCCGGCTTTGACGTGGCTCGATGTGCTCAGAACTTCAAGCTTACCGACTCTTCTTTGATGATTCGGTTCAACGATTCAACCGAATTTGACGTGCTAACCGATCCGGTATCTCCCTTACCTGTAGAAGGATTTCGGTTCCGTAACCAGACCGAGCTGGTTGGATTGGCTAACACGAACAATCAGCTTCCAG ATATCATAGGTGAGATCAGTGTGGTGAAGAGCACCGTGAGTGAACCTCCGGAGGATAAAAATCGTGTCATGGTGACGGTCAAACTGGAAAG TGATGTGTCTGTTACACTTAGCCTATTCGACTGTCAAGCTGTTTTGTTTCACAAAAAGCTTGAAGGCATGCGTGATGATCCAAAGGTGATTGTTGCCACGAACATCAATCCGAAGATGATTGGAG GTCGTTTGTTTCTCAACGCAACATCAGGGACGCATGTTTATTTTGATAAGGAAACCAATGCAAGAGAATCTTTCTTGAGTGTATTTGACGTGGAAGT ATTGGTGGCTAGGGACACTGGTCTTACACCTGCTGCACCACTACTGAGGGCATATGCAAAGGTCGAGTCTATGACAATCGCCGAGCTAAACAATTTTGTCATCACTGCTCCATCACAG GAAATCGATTTCTTATGCACTGGAAGGGTCTCGAGCGTTGACGCGGACAAGGGGTGGTGTTATGTTGCATGCTCTAAATGCAGTAGGAAGTTGCAGCGCTCTGTCGCTGCGTTCGAGTGTGCGCGATGCAATAGTTCTCACGCTGTTGGATCTCTACG TTATCGTGTAGAGATGGTGGTAGCGGATGAAACCGCCGAAGGGACATTCGTCTGTTTCGATGGTGTGATGAAGAAGTTACACAATCTCAGAGCAAGTGAGGCTGGTCAGATGTTG GCTGAAGAAGGTGTCAATCCTGAAGACTCTATTATGCCTCCGTTCATTGCTGATATGGATGGCAAGACTTACACTTTTCAAGTTAGAGTCACAGCGTACAACTTCACTGTCAATCATCAATCATTTACCGTCTCTCGCATCATCAATGAGATTGAGCGCGTTCCAGCCCCTGAATTTGTCGATAAT GTAGGGGATGATGATGATGATGATGATGATGATGATAAGCCAGATGTCAAGAAAGGACAAGGAAAGTCTGCATCCGGCGATGGCGTTTGTGAGGCATCAAAGAATGCTGTAAAGGATCCAGTTCGTAATGCGCATAAGAAGGCGCGTGTTGCTTGA